The following are encoded in a window of Streptomyces sp. 11x1 genomic DNA:
- a CDS encoding helix-turn-helix domain-containing protein, translating into MTATNPRDKASAVLWLAAGKSQRAAAEAAGVAPGTVGRWRRDPVFAAEVERMRAVWVEKSNDGLALLDHMDEVERRLRPGSPVRVEGGRWHVTVSIPSGASARRVERLTARAIARGMRALREAEGR; encoded by the coding sequence ATGACTGCAACCAACCCCCGCGACAAGGCGAGCGCTGTGCTGTGGCTCGCGGCGGGCAAGTCCCAGCGGGCTGCGGCTGAGGCGGCGGGTGTCGCGCCGGGAACGGTCGGTCGGTGGCGCCGTGATCCCGTGTTCGCGGCGGAGGTCGAGCGGATGCGCGCCGTGTGGGTGGAGAAGTCGAACGACGGCCTGGCCCTGCTCGACCACATGGACGAGGTGGAGCGGCGGCTGCGCCCGGGTTCTCCGGTGCGGGTGGAGGGTGGTCGGTGGCATGTGACGGTGTCGATTCCGTCGGGTGCGTCGGCGCGGCGGGTCGAGCGGCTGACGGCGCGTGCGATCGCTCGGGGGATGCGTGCGCTTCGGGAGGCGGAGGGCCGGTGA
- a CDS encoding WhiB family transcriptional regulator encodes MRAAEGRLRCGSDPEAYHQRGTSPEAAEGLCRGCAFVVPCLAYALENRELSGVWGGWTAEQRDAERARRVVEVA; translated from the coding sequence GTGCGGGCTGCCGAGGGGCGTTTGCGGTGCGGTTCGGATCCGGAGGCGTATCACCAGCGCGGCACGTCGCCCGAGGCTGCTGAGGGGTTGTGTCGGGGCTGCGCTTTCGTGGTGCCGTGCCTGGCGTATGCGCTGGAGAACCGGGAGCTGTCCGGTGTGTGGGGTGGTTGGACGGCGGAGCAGCGGGATGCGGAGCGTGCTCGTCGTGTGGTGGAGGTGGCGTAG
- a CDS encoding DUF4352 domain-containing protein: MSDATPPSTPAAPPAPQQPKRNHTNTIIISTAAVLIAGIVTAGIVVSNSRNDDPTPTVVKAASTPSASSTKASPSPSPSQETLKLGDKVDIDAGGNKFSAAALTHKDKGLRSPTGLFQDGQKLALVEVKVCNEGEEPITVAPFTWSLAYEDGSRLEPFHMTGSELPPPVYPMDAKVKGGDCVRGNVLFEVPKGFGRAERVLYSPGDLDEPVEWQIGK; this comes from the coding sequence ATGAGCGACGCCACACCGCCGTCCACGCCTGCTGCGCCACCGGCACCGCAGCAGCCGAAGCGCAACCACACGAACACGATCATCATCAGCACAGCCGCCGTACTCATCGCCGGCATCGTCACCGCAGGCATCGTCGTCTCCAACTCCCGCAACGACGACCCCACACCCACTGTCGTCAAGGCCGCCAGCACACCGTCGGCCAGCAGCACGAAGGCAAGCCCGTCACCCTCGCCCAGCCAGGAGACGCTGAAGCTCGGCGACAAGGTCGACATCGACGCAGGCGGCAACAAGTTCTCCGCCGCCGCGCTCACCCACAAGGACAAGGGCCTCAGGAGCCCGACAGGCCTGTTCCAGGACGGGCAAAAGCTGGCCCTCGTCGAGGTGAAGGTGTGCAACGAAGGCGAGGAGCCGATCACGGTGGCCCCGTTCACGTGGTCCCTGGCCTACGAGGACGGGTCGAGGCTGGAGCCCTTCCACATGACCGGGAGCGAGTTGCCGCCGCCGGTGTATCCGATGGATGCGAAGGTCAAGGGCGGAGACTGCGTGCGCGGCAACGTCCTCTTCGAGGTGCCGAAGGGGTTCGGCCGGGCGGAGCGGGTGTTGTACTCGCCGGGGGATTTGGATGAGCCGGTGGAGTGGCAGATCGGCAAGTAA
- a CDS encoding DUF6879 family protein, which yields MTLRFLGTTSDDGDCPTLYEIDGTDEILVQGDRETDPAHLVQLRDVKPSETFVRVPRSLLTRYAPRAEAPELQPFTSIAHLFREFRHTAWRLETRRGYASDRNSSKWQRWEDGEDIAAEPANSWRDNVAAQTAAGKRFERVRLVDTPPTEGQRFLLASAPSNVAAGEDIRNLTRAQAVQLRLPDYDFWLFDSKVVARFAFDVEDNTLGVYVTEDPAEVLAACQARDAAWHHAVPTTEFAGRVRSVV from the coding sequence ATGACGCTCAGGTTCCTCGGCACCACCAGCGACGACGGCGACTGCCCCACCCTGTACGAGATCGACGGCACCGACGAGATCCTCGTCCAGGGCGACCGAGAGACCGACCCCGCCCACCTCGTGCAGCTGCGCGACGTCAAGCCGTCCGAGACGTTCGTCCGCGTCCCCCGCTCCCTCCTCACCCGCTACGCACCCCGCGCCGAGGCACCCGAGCTCCAGCCGTTCACCTCGATCGCCCACCTGTTCCGCGAGTTCCGGCACACTGCCTGGCGGCTGGAGACCCGCCGCGGCTACGCATCCGACCGCAACAGCTCGAAGTGGCAGCGATGGGAGGACGGCGAGGACATCGCGGCCGAGCCCGCGAACTCCTGGCGCGACAACGTCGCCGCACAGACCGCCGCCGGGAAGCGGTTCGAGCGGGTCCGCCTCGTCGACACCCCGCCCACCGAGGGCCAGCGGTTCCTCCTCGCCAGCGCCCCGTCCAACGTGGCCGCCGGGGAGGACATCCGCAACCTCACCCGTGCCCAGGCCGTACAGCTGCGGCTGCCCGACTACGACTTCTGGCTCTTCGACTCCAAGGTGGTCGCACGGTTCGCGTTCGACGTCGAGGACAACACCCTCGGCGTGTACGTCACCGAGGACCCCGCCGAAGTCCTCGCCGCCTGCCAGGCCCGCGACGCCGCATGGCATCACGCAGTGCCTACAACGGAGTTCGCCGGGCGGGTACGTTCCGTCGTGTGA
- a CDS encoding helix-turn-helix transcriptional regulator, which yields MTTDYQTAREALGARLRELRVEAGLEGKDLAARLGWQPSKVSRLQNGKQTPTREDLTGWARAIDRTDAEGELHGLLAGLEMKQRHRSWRRQLAGGHRGRQEIAVRQTDATQAIRGLEVSRIPGMFQTPEYARVIFDSNAEFRGITPTTDAAVEARMRRQEALYDPEKTFRFLVCEAALYHRPCPVAVMAEQLDRLYNLVGQRRIELGILPFGAQLRRTAPHAFWIYDRRLVIVETISEELWLTGEDDIALYERAWDWLAESAEYGPPARRLIGRARASLDLA from the coding sequence GTGACCACCGACTACCAGACCGCCCGCGAGGCCCTCGGCGCGCGCCTGCGTGAGCTTCGCGTCGAGGCCGGCCTGGAAGGCAAAGACCTCGCCGCCAGGCTGGGCTGGCAGCCGTCGAAGGTGTCCCGGCTCCAGAACGGCAAGCAGACCCCGACCCGAGAAGACCTCACCGGCTGGGCTCGGGCCATCGACCGCACGGACGCCGAGGGCGAGCTGCACGGCCTGCTCGCCGGGCTGGAGATGAAGCAGCGGCACCGTTCGTGGCGACGGCAGTTGGCCGGCGGACACCGCGGCCGCCAGGAGATCGCCGTACGGCAGACCGACGCCACCCAGGCCATCCGGGGCTTGGAGGTGTCCCGCATCCCGGGGATGTTCCAGACCCCGGAGTACGCGCGCGTCATCTTCGACAGCAACGCCGAGTTCCGTGGCATCACCCCGACGACCGACGCCGCGGTCGAGGCGCGCATGCGGCGGCAAGAGGCCTTGTACGACCCCGAGAAGACGTTCCGGTTCCTCGTGTGCGAGGCCGCCCTGTACCACCGCCCGTGCCCCGTGGCGGTGATGGCCGAACAGCTCGACCGGCTGTACAACCTCGTCGGCCAGCGCCGTATCGAGCTGGGCATCCTGCCGTTCGGGGCGCAGCTGCGGCGTACCGCCCCGCACGCCTTCTGGATCTACGACCGCCGGTTGGTGATCGTCGAGACGATCAGCGAAGAACTCTGGCTCACCGGCGAGGACGACATCGCCCTGTATGAGCGGGCGTGGGACTGGCTCGCCGAGTCCGCCGAGTACGGCCCGCCAGCCCGCCGTCTGATCGGCCGCGCACGGGCCTCTCTCGACCTCGCGTAG